Proteins encoded within one genomic window of Companilactobacillus sp.:
- a CDS encoding LTA synthase family protein, giving the protein MLKKFHQLVNKRLGFMSLLVLMLWIKTVIAYYFDFSLGMTDPLQHFIAIFNPLGFSVVLLSLALYLNKPKPSYILMIIFYIIPSLLLYANVLYFREFTNFISFSTITGVSAVSKGLGNSTMSVMTGHDIIYFLDLIILLVMFATKYVQIDRRPFRKLNALATTMLGAMIFTLNMMIAECNRPQLLGRTFDQTYVVKYLGVPTFTIYDAIQTTHSDQVKSSATGSDIDPDLTYIKQHYAKPDQKYFGVAKKKNVIIIHLESFHQFLLNMKVNDQEVTPFLNSLYNGTDTMSFDNFYNQVGSGKTIDAETMLETGLFGFPSGNFFNHQGMTNTSQAAPAILSQDKGYTSAVFHGNVGSYYSRDTVYKNFGYNYFFDQKYFNDQNKDSLTFGLKDKLMLSESAKYLEQLQQPFYTKFITITNHYSFSLPDYDNDGFVTSDTDDKTVNNYFMTAHYLDNALKEFFAYLKASGLYDNSLIVLYGDHYGLTPSQTPAAGTLMGYTNDTWTDFNESQMQKVPFMIHMKGLKGGINHQYGGEIDVLPTLLHLVGINSENYAQVGTDLLSKDHSQIVAQRNGDFITPKYTVLNSKKEVFDNKTGEQIDLAANPDLAANVKDWSQKVNDQLKTSDNINKLNLLRFYTPLGFKPVDPKQYSYQNQIDRLVKIRKNLGSSSTSLYSKNDDESTTSLYTTDAPELKDNRDPIDNLYSAQNK; this is encoded by the coding sequence TTGTTAAAAAAATTTCACCAGCTGGTCAACAAACGTCTTGGCTTTATGAGTTTGTTAGTCCTAATGCTCTGGATCAAAACAGTTATCGCCTATTACTTCGACTTTTCACTAGGCATGACCGACCCTTTGCAACACTTTATCGCTATATTTAATCCATTAGGCTTTTCGGTTGTTTTACTCAGTTTGGCGCTTTATCTGAATAAACCGAAGCCTTCATATATCTTGATGATAATCTTTTATATCATCCCTAGTTTGTTGCTGTACGCTAACGTGCTCTATTTTAGAGAATTCACCAACTTCATTTCTTTTTCCACCATCACTGGCGTCTCGGCAGTTTCCAAAGGATTAGGTAACAGTACGATGTCAGTCATGACTGGACATGATATCATCTATTTTCTAGATTTGATCATCTTGTTGGTCATGTTTGCGACTAAATACGTTCAGATCGACCGTCGACCTTTTAGAAAATTGAATGCGTTAGCAACCACGATGTTGGGTGCAATGATTTTTACGTTAAATATGATGATTGCCGAATGCAATCGGCCACAGCTACTCGGACGGACTTTTGACCAAACTTATGTGGTCAAGTACTTAGGCGTCCCCACATTCACGATCTATGATGCGATTCAAACGACTCATTCTGATCAAGTCAAATCCAGTGCGACCGGCTCTGATATCGATCCTGATTTAACATACATCAAACAACATTACGCAAAACCTGACCAGAAATACTTCGGCGTTGCCAAAAAGAAAAATGTCATTATTATTCATTTAGAGAGTTTCCATCAATTCTTGTTGAATATGAAAGTCAATGACCAAGAAGTCACGCCTTTTTTAAATAGTCTTTATAACGGGACCGATACGATGTCGTTCGACAACTTCTACAATCAAGTTGGTTCGGGAAAAACTATCGATGCCGAAACGATGTTAGAAACAGGCTTGTTCGGCTTCCCTTCTGGAAACTTCTTCAACCATCAAGGAATGACCAATACCTCTCAAGCTGCTCCTGCTATCTTGAGTCAAGATAAAGGTTACACTAGTGCAGTTTTCCACGGAAATGTTGGTAGTTATTATTCTCGTGACACGGTTTATAAAAATTTTGGCTACAATTACTTTTTTGATCAAAAGTATTTCAATGACCAAAATAAGGATTCGCTGACTTTTGGTCTCAAAGATAAGCTGATGCTGTCGGAGAGTGCCAAATATCTTGAACAACTGCAGCAGCCTTTTTACACGAAATTCATTACTATCACTAATCACTACAGTTTCTCATTGCCTGACTATGATAACGACGGATTTGTCACATCAGACACAGATGATAAGACGGTCAATAATTATTTCATGACTGCTCACTACTTAGATAATGCGTTGAAGGAGTTCTTTGCATATTTGAAGGCTAGCGGTTTGTACGATAATTCGCTGATTGTTTTATATGGCGACCACTACGGATTGACACCTTCACAGACGCCCGCTGCTGGAACTTTGATGGGATACACAAATGACACCTGGACCGACTTTAATGAGTCCCAGATGCAAAAGGTACCTTTCATGATCCATATGAAAGGACTCAAGGGTGGCATCAATCATCAATATGGTGGTGAAATTGATGTCTTGCCAACGCTTCTACACTTAGTTGGTATCAATTCTGAAAATTATGCCCAAGTCGGGACTGACCTGTTGTCCAAAGACCATTCGCAAATCGTGGCTCAACGCAATGGCGATTTTATTACTCCAAAATACACTGTCTTAAATAGTAAAAAAGAAGTATTCGATAATAAAACCGGTGAACAAATTGATTTAGCTGCTAATCCAGATCTTGCTGCAAACGTAAAAGATTGGAGTCAGAAGGTCAATGATCAATTGAAGACGTCCGACAACATCAACAAACTTAATTTACTGAGATTCTATACTCCACTTGGATTCAAGCCAGTTGATCCAAAACAGTATAGTTACCAAAATCAGATCGACCGCTTGGTCAAGATTCGCAAGAATCTCGGAAGTAGTTCGACTAGTTTGTATTCTAAAAACGACGACGAGTCGACGACTAGTTTATATACGACCGATGCACCCGAATTAAAAGACAATCGTGATCCAATCGATAATTTGTATTCGGCACAGAACAAATAA
- a CDS encoding glycerophosphodiester phosphodiesterase, whose amino-acid sequence MNTIRDFRAQNKTFWHRWWTYAQILIIVDILINLAFIPLLNFLSDSILEFNNIAYISYTNLGNLFTHKPLAMLELLILLLFIMMIVFMQFSIIFISFRAIRSEQHLGWRQYLQELIKQIWPIPFKTFGFFLLYFLLILPFGGIGLYTPLLDKVQIPQFITDWLFQEHLVFGILLIIFYAIVLYIGIRWMFVLPEMIFDKEGARSAIKHSLRLTRHKTWHYFMFIVILGVVVTIATTALFLLLIGIQWLLDLIPAIAKAGAITNLTLVQIINAAGGYYFTSMVALLMISKLPDLSVPNAIKVKHRHWPWFVVLGISVAGFAAYGGLYFNNLLLQKPLTVSHRGVDDGNGVQNTISALKATSKEKPDYIEMDVQETKDHQFIVLHDNTLNTLAGIDKGPKDMTLAELQQVTVSENGKSDHLASFDDYLRESHKLNQKLIVELKKTPSTKSDFVKKFTTRYESQLEKNHDMVHSLDYDFIQESRKDMPKVPSNYILSFNLSGVPRSRATGFTMEATTLNDTFIEESHFENKKVFAWTVNDPSTMDKMMFMDADGIITDNLTELNDEISKNFDSKSYATRIFNYLVVLQDPTR is encoded by the coding sequence ATGAACACAATTAGGGATTTTCGTGCCCAAAACAAAACTTTTTGGCACAGATGGTGGACGTATGCTCAAATCTTGATCATCGTGGATATTTTGATCAATTTAGCCTTTATTCCACTATTAAATTTTTTATCTGACTCCATTTTGGAATTCAACAACATTGCATATATTTCATACACCAACTTGGGAAATTTGTTTACCCATAAACCACTGGCAATGCTGGAATTATTAATATTATTGCTATTCATTATGATGATCGTCTTTATGCAGTTTTCGATCATCTTCATCAGCTTTCGAGCCATTCGGTCTGAACAGCACTTGGGTTGGCGGCAATATTTGCAGGAATTGATCAAGCAGATCTGGCCAATTCCCTTCAAGACTTTCGGCTTTTTCTTGTTATATTTTTTACTGATCTTACCTTTTGGCGGCATCGGACTATACACACCACTATTGGATAAAGTTCAAATTCCGCAATTTATTACCGATTGGCTTTTTCAAGAACATTTGGTTTTCGGAATTCTATTGATAATATTTTATGCCATCGTTTTATACATTGGAATCCGCTGGATGTTTGTCCTACCTGAAATGATTTTCGACAAAGAAGGCGCCCGCTCAGCTATTAAGCATAGTTTGCGACTCACGCGACATAAAACCTGGCATTACTTTATGTTCATTGTGATCCTAGGTGTCGTGGTGACAATCGCTACGACCGCTTTATTCCTACTCTTGATTGGAATTCAATGGCTATTAGACTTAATTCCCGCCATTGCTAAAGCGGGTGCGATCACCAATTTGACGTTAGTTCAAATCATCAATGCTGCCGGCGGTTATTATTTCACCAGTATGGTCGCCCTCTTGATGATCTCCAAACTTCCTGATTTATCGGTTCCTAACGCAATCAAAGTCAAACATCGTCATTGGCCTTGGTTTGTCGTCTTAGGAATTTCTGTCGCTGGTTTTGCTGCTTACGGCGGTCTATATTTCAACAATCTCTTACTACAAAAGCCACTGACTGTGTCACACCGTGGCGTTGATGACGGAAATGGCGTTCAAAATACCATTTCTGCCCTAAAAGCGACATCAAAAGAGAAACCAGATTATATCGAAATGGACGTTCAAGAAACTAAAGATCATCAATTTATCGTTTTGCACGATAACACTTTGAATACCTTGGCCGGGATCGATAAGGGTCCAAAAGATATGACTTTAGCTGAATTGCAGCAAGTTACCGTTTCTGAAAATGGCAAATCTGATCATCTGGCTAGTTTCGACGATTACTTGCGTGAATCTCACAAGTTAAATCAGAAATTGATTGTCGAACTTAAAAAGACGCCTTCAACTAAATCTGATTTCGTCAAGAAATTCACAACTCGTTATGAGAGCCAGCTTGAAAAAAATCATGACATGGTTCATTCGCTAGATTACGATTTTATTCAAGAAAGTCGTAAGGATATGCCAAAGGTTCCATCTAACTATATTTTGTCATTTAATTTGTCGGGAGTGCCACGGTCTCGGGCAACTGGATTCACTATGGAAGCTACCACTTTAAATGATACTTTTATTGAAGAATCTCATTTTGAGAATAAAAAGGTTTTTGCCTGGACGGTCAATGATCCAAGCACTATGGATAAAATGATGTTCATGGATGCGGACGGAATTATTACTGATAATCTTACTGAGCTTAATGATGAGATTAGTAAGAATTTTGATTCGAAGAGTTATGCAACCAGAATTTTCAATTATCTGGTTGTGTTGCAAGACCCAACTCGATAG
- a CDS encoding glycoside hydrolase family 73 protein, which yields MSYKKLILTSTLVLGTLASVATPAVASAATDTQAQTQAAQTTTATNTQTVNNSNTDNKSNIIAGSNVKKADTTVAHSTAATANVQAASAATANNALSAVVQSSATSATSDQQQAFLAMAAPMAQQAAAKYNVYASVMLAQAILESAWGQSDLATQGNNLFGIKGDYNGAYVSMPTSEWSASQGWYQIYANFRKYPSYLESFNDNGNKLRNGVDWDSTYYRGTWKENAATYKDATAWLQGRYATAPNYAESLNNVIQTYNLTQYDSAATQNATQAPSESTKVINVNNNNSYAVPLVAFNDNGTISKSNRGLSNGTPWATDQTKTYKGHTYYRVSTNEWVEDTYATLQ from the coding sequence ATGTCTTATAAGAAGTTAATTTTAACTAGCACTTTAGTTCTTGGTACTCTTGCATCAGTTGCTACACCTGCTGTAGCCTCAGCTGCAACAGATACACAAGCCCAAACTCAAGCTGCTCAAACAACTACTGCCACAAACACACAAACTGTAAATAATTCAAACACTGACAATAAATCAAATATCATTGCTGGATCAAACGTTAAAAAGGCTGATACAACTGTTGCTCATTCAACAGCTGCTACTGCTAACGTTCAAGCAGCATCTGCTGCAACAGCTAACAACGCTTTGAGTGCTGTTGTTCAATCATCAGCTACTTCAGCAACTAGCGACCAACAACAAGCTTTCTTAGCCATGGCTGCACCTATGGCTCAACAAGCTGCTGCAAAATATAACGTTTATGCATCAGTTATGTTAGCTCAAGCTATTCTTGAAAGTGCTTGGGGTCAATCAGACCTTGCAACACAAGGAAACAACTTGTTCGGTATCAAAGGTGACTATAACGGTGCCTATGTTTCAATGCCAACTAGCGAATGGAGTGCTAGCCAAGGCTGGTATCAAATTTATGCTAACTTCAGAAAATACCCAAGTTACTTAGAATCATTCAATGACAATGGTAACAAGTTACGTAACGGTGTTGACTGGGATTCAACATACTACCGTGGAACATGGAAAGAAAATGCCGCAACTTATAAAGACGCTACTGCTTGGTTACAAGGTAGATACGCAACTGCTCCTAACTATGCAGAATCATTAAACAACGTTATCCAAACATACAACCTTACACAATATGATTCAGCTGCAACACAAAATGCTACACAAGCTCCTTCAGAATCAACTAAGGTTATCAACGTAAACAACAATAACAGTTATGCTGTTCCACTAGTTGCCTTCAACGACAATGGTACGATCAGCAAGTCAAACCGTGGACTATCAAATGGTACTCCATGGGCAACTGACCAAACAAAGACTTACAAAGGTCACACATACTACCGTGTATCAACAAACGAATGGGTTGAAGATACATACGCAACATTGCAATAG
- a CDS encoding helix-turn-helix domain-containing protein — translation MEFNKILKSERTKQGLSQSDLATKLHVARQTISKWETGESYPNLDVLLSISEILDIPTDVLLKGENNTVAETISKAVNKKTIYKRVAIISASIVGVCILGIAFLTFGRATQNIWIDRFNPFLPTRIGYAQIGEKHDIKENDRLVMDDAFGNGDYLKFSTGETHDGLYWAAVQHKGSYVSRAKLIKSSQLPLLMRDYSMGDDTDTSYMNYIDYKTNGPRNSWNPFN, via the coding sequence GTGGAATTCAACAAGATTTTAAAGAGCGAACGAACTAAACAAGGTTTGAGTCAATCTGATTTGGCTACTAAATTACATGTTGCTAGACAAACTATTTCTAAATGGGAAACTGGCGAAAGTTATCCAAATCTTGACGTATTACTCTCAATTAGCGAAATACTCGACATCCCTACTGATGTCTTATTAAAAGGAGAGAATAATACTGTGGCAGAAACCATCAGTAAAGCAGTTAACAAAAAAACTATCTACAAGCGTGTGGCAATTATCAGCGCCAGCATCGTTGGCGTATGTATCTTAGGGATTGCCTTTCTAACTTTCGGTCGGGCAACGCAAAATATTTGGATCGACCGTTTTAATCCTTTTTTGCCAACACGAATTGGTTATGCACAAATCGGAGAAAAACATGATATTAAAGAAAATGACCGGTTGGTGATGGATGACGCCTTTGGAAATGGCGATTATCTGAAATTTTCTACCGGCGAGACTCACGACGGATTATATTGGGCAGCTGTCCAACACAAAGGATCATATGTATCACGTGCTAAATTGATCAAATCTTCTCAACTGCCATTATTAATGAGAGATTATTCCATGGGCGACGACACCGACACCAGCTACATGAACTACATTGACTATAAAACGAATGGTCCGAGAAATAGTTGGAACCCGTTTAATTAA
- the trpX gene encoding tryptophan ABC transporter substrate-binding protein: protein MKHVKRLYGTLIFLFAFLVFAFFYVGHQQNASQNKIPKVGVLQLLSHPALDQINKGLDDTLAKNGYKNGKNIQIIFQNAQGDQSNLRTISKQFVQDNVDVAVGIATPSVQSLKNATSTIPIVMGAVTDPKGFGIVPSNTHPGGNITGVSDQAPLEDQLKLMKQIMPNMKKLGIIYTSSDMSATTESKKMRKLAKTAGLDVNVVSISNINDLEQVSTNLSQNVDAIFVPTDNTIASGMKLLSSVAAKQNVPVFPAADTMVKDGGLATLGLSQYELGQKAGEDVVAILKHHKKPADMPITFIKKGHLIINEKMAQKLNITFPDSLVNKAQKEGRIIK from the coding sequence ATGAAACACGTTAAGCGTTTATACGGGACTTTAATATTCTTATTTGCATTTTTGGTATTCGCCTTCTTCTACGTTGGCCACCAACAAAATGCTTCTCAAAACAAGATTCCTAAGGTTGGAGTCTTGCAACTGCTATCTCATCCAGCCTTGGATCAGATCAACAAAGGGCTCGACGATACTTTGGCAAAAAATGGCTATAAGAATGGCAAGAACATTCAGATCATTTTTCAAAATGCTCAAGGGGACCAAAGTAACTTACGGACGATCAGTAAACAATTCGTTCAAGATAACGTCGATGTCGCTGTCGGTATCGCCACACCATCAGTTCAATCCTTGAAAAATGCGACTTCAACAATTCCAATCGTCATGGGTGCTGTTACCGATCCTAAGGGATTCGGGATCGTACCATCAAACACTCATCCCGGTGGCAATATCACCGGTGTTTCTGATCAAGCACCATTGGAAGATCAATTAAAACTTATGAAACAAATCATGCCTAACATGAAAAAATTGGGTATTATCTATACTTCTTCTGACATGTCAGCTACCACCGAAAGCAAGAAGATGAGAAAACTTGCTAAAACTGCTGGTCTAGATGTCAACGTGGTAAGTATTAGTAATATCAACGATTTGGAACAAGTCTCAACTAACTTGTCGCAAAACGTCGATGCCATTTTTGTTCCAACTGATAACACGATCGCTTCAGGTATGAAATTGTTATCGAGCGTTGCTGCAAAGCAAAACGTTCCTGTCTTCCCTGCCGCTGACACAATGGTCAAAGACGGCGGTTTAGCCACGCTTGGACTTTCACAATATGAACTTGGTCAAAAGGCCGGTGAAGATGTAGTCGCAATTTTGAAACATCACAAGAAACCTGCCGACATGCCAATCACCTTCATCAAAAAAGGTCATCTGATCATCAATGAAAAAATGGCTCAGAAACTCAACATCACATTCCCAGATTCACTAGTCAATAAAGCTCAAAAAGAAGGAAGGATAATCAAATGA
- a CDS encoding YibE/F family protein — protein sequence MPIFKTRRFQIIAAILVVLVLTTITYFDAFMYKKPIVQIEQVTQKSKTKGTDEYKNTDYQVVQLVKGHFANTAQKGKPVTITNSYTQSQLTDERYKPHQQVFVSKSAKNSYTIQSTKRDAIIVFAIGLVVILLFCMKFTRGKLFASVGINLVIFYAFMQTLIKVKTSMLVVLTIITSILIAAVALVIILGPTQDALMAFMSTFIATSVALLLSVWLLRLSGNSGIHFEMIEFDLQPYFGVFISQVIFSVLGVILDETMDISSSLIEMKQEVPDVDAKTLFKSGMAIGRELVGPLINILLFIVFAENLNLVMLYLTNGNSVGYTLDMTLSLGVTQLMISAIGIVLTVPTTSFIASQMVARRAS from the coding sequence ATGCCTATTTTTAAAACGCGTCGTTTTCAAATAATTGCAGCAATATTAGTCGTCTTAGTCTTGACGACCATAACTTATTTTGATGCCTTTATGTACAAGAAACCTATCGTTCAGATTGAACAAGTCACTCAAAAAAGTAAAACTAAAGGTACTGATGAATATAAGAATACTGACTACCAGGTCGTCCAATTAGTGAAGGGACATTTTGCTAATACAGCTCAAAAAGGTAAGCCCGTAACTATAACTAATAGTTATACTCAATCGCAATTGACCGACGAACGATACAAGCCGCATCAACAAGTTTTTGTGTCTAAATCGGCGAAGAATTCCTACACGATCCAGAGCACTAAGCGCGATGCGATTATCGTTTTTGCAATAGGACTAGTCGTGATCTTACTATTCTGCATGAAATTTACCCGTGGAAAACTTTTTGCCAGTGTTGGGATCAATTTAGTGATCTTTTATGCCTTTATGCAAACGCTGATAAAAGTAAAAACTAGTATGCTAGTTGTTTTGACGATTATTACCTCGATTCTGATTGCGGCGGTGGCTCTAGTCATTATCCTAGGACCAACGCAAGATGCGTTAATGGCATTTATGAGTACCTTTATTGCGACATCAGTGGCATTGTTGCTGAGCGTTTGGTTGCTGCGACTTTCAGGAAACAGTGGGATTCATTTTGAAATGATCGAGTTCGACTTGCAACCATACTTTGGTGTCTTTATCTCGCAAGTTATTTTCAGTGTTCTGGGTGTCATTTTGGATGAGACGATGGATATTTCATCATCATTGATCGAAATGAAACAAGAAGTTCCAGATGTTGATGCAAAAACTTTATTTAAATCAGGGATGGCAATTGGTCGTGAACTTGTTGGCCCCCTGATCAACATTTTGCTGTTCATTGTTTTTGCTGAGAATTTGAACTTAGTTATGCTGTATCTGACAAATGGAAATTCAGTCGGCTACACCTTAGACATGACTTTGAGTTTAGGTGTAACGCAGCTGATGATCAGTGCCATTGGTATTGTGTTGACTGTACCAACGACTAGCTTCATAGCCAGTCAAATGGTAGCAAGGAGGGCGAGCTAA
- a CDS encoding aldo/keto reductase: MKYINLGDTNWQVSAVAFGTWRMHSGNNVSLDQAMKALEAAYDCGINFIDSSDVYGRGESEKLLGQALRNSSIKREDVFIQTKGGIIPHQRYDFSKEHLLNAVDDSLQRLGLDYLDAYVLHRPDPLMEPDEVADAFDQMQREGKVRHFGVSNFNTQQFLLLQESLDQKLLVNQLEFGLKHTGMIDHGIHSNMSDERSIDHDGEFLEFARRMGVTIQAWSPFQLSNYGGLFINNPDYPELNQALQKLADKYQVSKNAIALAWILRHPASFQVLIGSMNPEHIVDNAQGADIQLTRQEWYDLYKAAGNDLP, encoded by the coding sequence TTGAAATATATTAATCTCGGCGATACCAACTGGCAGGTTTCTGCTGTCGCATTTGGAACTTGGCGCATGCATAGTGGCAACAACGTTTCTCTTGACCAAGCTATGAAAGCTTTAGAAGCTGCCTATGACTGTGGCATTAATTTTATCGACAGTTCAGACGTTTACGGTCGTGGTGAATCAGAAAAACTGTTGGGACAAGCTTTGCGCAATAGTAGTATCAAACGTGAAGATGTGTTCATCCAAACTAAAGGTGGCATCATCCCTCATCAACGTTATGATTTTTCCAAAGAACATCTATTAAATGCAGTTGATGACAGCCTGCAAAGATTAGGACTAGATTATTTAGATGCTTACGTTTTACATCGACCTGATCCACTAATGGAACCCGATGAAGTGGCTGATGCGTTTGACCAAATGCAACGTGAAGGCAAAGTCAGACACTTTGGCGTTTCCAACTTTAACACGCAACAATTTTTACTATTGCAAGAATCCCTTGATCAAAAACTACTCGTCAATCAACTCGAATTCGGACTCAAACATACTGGTATGATCGACCACGGAATTCACTCAAATATGAGTGATGAACGCTCAATCGATCACGATGGCGAATTTCTCGAATTTGCTAGAAGAATGGGCGTGACGATCCAGGCCTGGTCACCATTCCAGTTAAGTAATTACGGCGGCTTATTCATCAACAATCCTGATTACCCTGAATTAAATCAGGCATTGCAAAAACTAGCCGATAAATATCAAGTTTCAAAAAATGCGATTGCTTTAGCTTGGATACTGAGACATCCTGCCAGCTTCCAAGTCTTGATTGGTTCGATGAATCCCGAGCATATCGTCGATAATGCTCAAGGTGCTGACATTCAACTGACTCGTCAAGAATGGTACGACCTTTATAAGGCTGCCGGCAATGACCTACCCTAG
- a CDS encoding aldo/keto reductase, whose amino-acid sequence MKQLNLGGSNWQASQIAFGAWRMDALSVDQAAKAIDTAYDCGINFVDNADMYGKGESEQRFGDALKKTSVKREDLFIQTKAAIVLGEKYDFSREHIMNAIEGSMKRLGVDYLDSFLLHRPDPLMEPEEVAEIFDDLQKEGKVRHFGVSNFNPQQFLLLQESLNQRLLVNQVQFSLMHTPMIDHGIHSNMADDRSINRDGELIEFSRRMDVTLQAWSPFQYGFFEGVFIDNPKFPELNQELQKVTDKYEVSKNAIAAAWILRHPAKMQVIIGTMNPKHIIDSCQADGIEITRQEWYDLYKAAGNDLP is encoded by the coding sequence ATGAAACAACTCAATCTTGGAGGATCAAACTGGCAAGCTTCACAAATTGCTTTTGGAGCCTGGAGAATGGATGCTTTATCTGTTGACCAAGCTGCAAAGGCAATCGATACCGCATATGACTGTGGAATTAATTTCGTCGATAACGCCGACATGTACGGCAAAGGCGAATCAGAACAACGATTTGGCGATGCTCTTAAAAAAACTAGCGTCAAACGTGAAGACTTATTTATTCAAACTAAGGCAGCAATCGTCTTAGGCGAAAAATATGACTTCTCACGCGAACACATTATGAATGCGATTGAAGGAAGCATGAAACGCTTGGGCGTAGACTATTTGGACTCATTTTTACTTCACCGTCCAGATCCATTGATGGAACCAGAAGAAGTAGCAGAGATATTTGACGACCTGCAAAAAGAAGGCAAGGTCAGACATTTTGGAGTTTCCAACTTTAATCCACAACAATTTTTACTATTACAAGAATCCTTGAACCAACGACTACTAGTAAATCAAGTCCAATTCAGCTTGATGCATACACCAATGATTGACCACGGCATCCATTCAAATATGGCTGATGACCGTTCGATCAACCGCGATGGCGAATTGATCGAGTTCTCGAGAAGAATGGATGTCACGCTTCAAGCATGGTCACCATTCCAATACGGATTTTTTGAAGGAGTCTTTATCGACAACCCTAAATTCCCAGAATTAAATCAAGAATTACAAAAAGTAACTGACAAATACGAAGTATCCAAGAACGCCATCGCAGCCGCTTGGATTCTCAGACACCCTGCCAAAATGCAAGTGATCATCGGAACGATGAATCCAAAACACATCATCGACAGCTGCCAAGCAGACGGAATCGAAATCACTCGACAAGAATGGTACGACCTGTATAAAGCTGCTGGTAACGATTTACCATAG
- a CDS encoding YibE/F family protein, whose protein sequence is MLYLLVAFVILLLLVTGNRGFSLLLGLGINVVAIIALLILIADGFNVLITTAIISVIILVVAIYMNVENSTTANISFKTSLIITAVILLITIPILYWSSTQGMGVEDQEELEGFSLAAGVSFPQLAIATIVVNSLGVISETSVAITSGLNEIVINKPTLTSKEVFSDGFSVGNKILSTQTNTLLFNFFATTFPLFFLMSTLNYKFGDIINDKLFGAEVLTTVICTIGVILTVPITAYQVSKIDRKKLLASSEEESQDKKDK, encoded by the coding sequence ATGCTGTATTTATTAGTAGCTTTCGTAATTTTATTATTGTTAGTTACCGGTAATCGGGGATTTTCGCTATTACTGGGACTAGGCATTAATGTGGTCGCAATTATTGCATTGTTGATACTGATTGCGGACGGATTCAATGTTTTGATCACCACGGCAATTATTTCGGTGATAATTTTGGTCGTCGCAATTTACATGAACGTCGAAAATTCTACGACTGCTAACATTTCGTTTAAGACATCGCTGATAATCACAGCAGTGATTTTATTGATCACGATCCCAATCTTGTACTGGTCCAGCACTCAAGGGATGGGGGTTGAAGACCAAGAGGAACTTGAAGGGTTCTCGTTGGCTGCCGGGGTTTCGTTTCCACAATTGGCGATTGCAACGATCGTCGTCAATAGTTTAGGAGTGATTTCCGAAACCAGTGTCGCAATCACTAGTGGGTTGAACGAAATCGTGATTAACAAACCAACTTTGACTTCAAAAGAAGTTTTCAGCGATGGTTTTTCAGTCGGAAATAAAATTTTGAGTACGCAAACGAATACTTTGCTATTCAACTTTTTTGCCACAACGTTCCCGTTATTCTTTTTGATGAGTACGTTGAATTATAAATTTGGCGATATCATCAATGACAAATTGTTTGGGGCTGAAGTTTTGACCACGGTCATCTGTACAATTGGCGTGATCTTGACCGTTCCCATTACTGCATATCAAGTTTCCAAGATTGACCGTAAAAAGTTGTTGGCAAGTTCTGAAGAAGAATCTCAAGATAAAAAGGATAAATAA